The genomic window TCTTGGAAGCGATGGGAGGGAAGCACCCAGTGACGGTAATAACTGACCAGGACAAAGCGATGAAATCTGCAATTCAGCTAGTATTTAGCAATGCAACTCATAGAAATTGTCTGTTCCATATCAAGAGCAAGTGTTACAATAGAAACACAAAGGTCTTCTCACAACATGAAGGCCTATATGAGGATTTTGAGGATATAATAAACAATAGCCTCACAATTGAAGAGTTTGAAACATTGTGGGTGAAGATGATCGAAGACAAGAATCTGCAGAATAACAAGTACATGACTAAAATGTGGCAAACGAGGCACAGGTTCATTCCTGTCTACTTCAAGCATGACTTCTTCCCATTCATCTAAACCACATCCAGAAGCGAGTCCATGAACTCGAGGATGAAGGACAAAGTTGGGCCGACATATAGCATGATGGGCTTCATACGAGAATACGACCGTATCATTGAAACAATCAACAAAAACGAGAGGCTAGAAGAAAGCTACAGCAACCAGAAAACACCCAAGGAATTCATTTTTGGGTACACAATTGAACAGCAAGCTGCTGAGCTATACAATCGGAACATATTCAGGAAGTTCCAGGTACAGCTAAAGGCAACAGCAAGGTTAAGCTACAAGGAGACTGAGGAAGGGAAAACTTTTGAGGTCTGGCCCAAGAGCAACCAAATCCACAATGTGCACAGAATCAGGAGATATACAGTTCAGACTGATCTGATAGAGGGAAATGAAGAATTCAGCTGCATCTGTGCAAAGTTCAGCAAAGATGGAATTCTTTGCTCACATATTCTAAAAGTGATCATTGAGAAGAAAATAAGCACAATTCCAGAAAAATACATAAAGGATAGGTGGAGAAAGAAGAGCATAAGAGTGCATGTTAGAAGAGAGCAAGAGGAGACCCTTGCAACAAGTGCATTACTGAGGTTCAATGTGCTGTCCAGGAAGTCAGCAATCTTGAATTCAAAAGGATCAAAAACTGAGAAATCAATAGAGTACCTCTTGTCCAAGTTCAGCAAGCTGGATGTCAAACTGGATGTGCTTTTTGGCACCCAGCAGACAATTGATGGTAACAATCAGCAACAAGGTCATGAGGAAGGACACAGCAGGCAACAAGAACAAGTGATGGAAGATGGCTATAGTATGGCGGATCCAGAAGAAAGTGATGAATCAAAGACAGACATTCAGGGGCCAGAAAGAATAAAGACAAAGGGAAGGCCAGAAATCCCAAAGAGATTCAGGACAAGAATAGAATATTTTGAGAGGAAAAGGTTGGAGCAAGAGAAGAAGAAGTAGGCAgctgaagaaaagaagaaggcagCTAAAGAAAGGAAGGCGactgaagaaagaaagaaggcgaCCGTAGAAAGAAAGATGGCAACTGCGCAAAGAAAGATGGCGGCtgcagaaagaaagaaaaataagaaacccAAAGACAAGGACAGTACAACAGGTAACCCTGCACTACAAAATTACACAATGATTTGAAACCAAAAACTACAACTTAAATGCATTTACAACCAATTATTATTCACAGGATCCCCAGTGAAGCCtcagaaaaagagaagaaaggagatAACAGCAGCTCCAACAGAACCAAGTTCATCATGATGATTACATAGAAGGACTTGATGTCAATTGTATTGGCAAAATTATTTATGTCATTCTTGTAATCAGTAGGATATTCTAAAAATCTACTTTAAATTATGCCTGGACCTCTAATTGCAAATGATGAGAACTACAATTACAGTACCAAGTACTAGCAATTTACAGTAAGCGTTTTTGCAATTTATAAACTAGCATTTGCAGTACCTGTACAAACTTCATCATATGGCACTACACTTCAGCATACGATCTTGGGACAAGCACCACCATATCCTATAGCAAAATTCTTGCACTTGTCTTTGCTATAATAGGTTAGTAGACTAAAatagatttgacaaaaaaaacCCAAGAAACAGAGGAAGATAACAACTACGAATATGGAAAAAAGAACATTTCACATCAAGCTcccaactaaaataatataaaacCACCGTAGTTTAGATTCTTCACTGTAGATTTATCTTTACAACCACTATAGCACTAATAGAACTGATATTAGGCAATTCCTCACTTACAGATTAGCATGCACTAATACTATGAACCTACACACTAAATGACACAAGTCTAGACAAAACATGCAGCTCATGGTGACTTGTAGTACTTTTCATAGACCTGAAAAGAAAAATTTCCAAAATAacaatcatttcaaaagcatgaTGGCATAATAAGATAGATGGACATTGCAACTAGTATTACCACTTCATCAAATTCCTGAACTTTAAATCGTCCTTCATCCGCATAATTGAATGGACTAGAAAGCATGTCATTGACATATTTGATGCGAAGGTGGCAAATATCAGCTTCATTCAAC from Miscanthus floridulus cultivar M001 chromosome 11, ASM1932011v1, whole genome shotgun sequence includes these protein-coding regions:
- the LOC136492024 gene encoding protein FAR1-RELATED SEQUENCE 9-like, which produces MNSRMKDKVGPTYSMMGFIREYDRIIETINKNERLEESYSNQKTPKEFIFGYTIEQQAAELYNRNIFRKFQVQLKATARLSYKETEEGKTFEVWPKSNQIHNVHRIRRYTVQTDLIEGNEEFSCICAKFSKDGILCSHILKVIIEKKISTIPEKYIKDRWRKKSIRVHVRREQEETLATSALLRFNVLSRKSAILNSKGSKTEKSIEYLLSKFSKLDVKLDVLFGTQQTIDGNNQQQGHEEGHSRQQEQVMEDGYSMADPEESDESKTDIQGPERIKTKGRPEIPKRFRTRIEYFERKRLEQEKKK